DNA from Gephyromycinifex aptenodytis:
GACCCTGGAACTGGTCGACATCGCCGATGTCGTCAAGCAGGCCGGCCAGGTGCCGGTACTGGTCGACAACACCTTCGCCACACCCGTGTTGCAGAACCCCAGCGCCCAGGGCGCGACGTTGGTCATGCACTCGGCCACCAAGTACCTAGGCGGGCACGGCGACGTGATCGCCGGTGTGATCGCGGCGACCTCGGAGTGGGCTGTCCGGATGCGCGCGGTTCGCGCCGTGACCGGTGCGTTGCTGCACCCGTTGGCGGCTTACCAGTTGCACCGCGGGTTGCAGACGCTGCCGATCCGCGTGCGCGCTCAGCAAGCCGGTGCGCAGGCCGTAGCGGAGGCACTCGCAGAGCACCCGGCGGTGGCACGAGTGCACTACCCGGGCCTGCCCGGCAACGACTCTCGTGGCCTCATCGGCACTCAGATGAGTGGGCCGGGAGCGATGATGGCCATCGAGATGGCTGGTGGATTCGAGGCCGCCGCTCGGGCAGTGCAGCGCACCAAGCTCGTGGTGCACGCGGTTTCGCTGGGCGGGGTAGACACCCTTATTCAGCACCCTGCCTCACTGACCCACCGGCCGGTTGCCGCTGAGGCAAAGCCGGGCGCCAACGTGCTGCGCCTCTCAGTCGGGCTCGAAGACCCGGCCGACCTGATCGCCGACCTCACGCAGGCGTTCAAGGACTGAGCCAGCCCCTCTCGGGTTGACCCCGGCGAGCCGTCACTGGCCCACTTCCGCGAGCCGTCACCGAAAAGTGACGGCTCGCGGGGTGCGTGCGGCGAGCCGTCACTTCGCATCGACGGCTCGCGGGGGACCCACACTGCGAACCCGGCGCCCGTCAGGCGTCGGACTCTGCACCCGGCGGGGCGCCGCGGTTAGCCTGGGGCCATGGCGCAGCTGCTCATCGTGCATCACTCGCCGACCCCGTCAATGCGGGCATTGACCGAGTCGGTCATCGCCGGGGCACGGGATGAATCCATCACGGGCGTGCAGGTGCGCCCCGTGCCCGCCCTGGAAACCACTGCAGCGGATGTTCTGGCCGCAGACGCCCTGGTGTTGGGGACCCCGGCCAACTTCGGATACATGTCGGGTGCGCTCAAGCACTTCTTCGACTCCACGTTCATGCATATCGGTGGCGCACCGGACGCCGAGCGGTCCACAGAAACCAACGCCGGTGGCGCGCTGCCGTTCGGGATGTACGTGCACGGTCGCCACGACACCACCGGTGCGGTGCGCTCGGTGACGAGCATCGTGGGTGCCCTGCCGTGGATCCAGAGCGCTCCCGCGCTGGAAATCATCGGCGACGTGAGCGCGGAGCACCACGAGCGCGCCTACGAACTCGGAGCAACCCTGGCGGCCCTCATCAGCCAGTGACGCCTCGCCGCTGCTCGGGCGCTACCTCGACTCGGACGCGAGGGCGCCAAGCGCGGTGAACCCCGCACGGTGAAGGCGCTGAGGGGGTCGATTCGGGTGCGCAGGCCAACGCTGTGGCAGCGCCGGGCAACCGAGGATCTACCGTTGAGGGATGACGCGCCCACTGCTCGTCCTGGTCCACGGCACCCGTTTCGATTCCCGCGCGTGGGACGGTTACGCCGAGCTGATCCCTGATGCTGACGTCGTGGCAGTCGACCTGCCCGGGCACGGTCGGCTCGCAGGCCAGGACTACACGAGCGAGGCTGCCGTGCAGGTGGTGGTGGACGCGGTCCGCGAGCACACCGCCGAGAATGAGAACCGCGCGGTCGTGCTGGCGGGGCACAGCCTCGGCGGCTACGTCATCGCCGAATACGCCTGCCGGTACCCGCACCGCCTGGATGCGCTCGTGCTCATCGGCGCCTGCGCCGACCCCGCGCGCCATCCCCGGCTGTCCTCCCTTTACTCGGGGTTCGCGCAGTTGCTGCCGCGCGTCGGTGCCGAGCGGATGGCAGGGGTCGCTAACGGTGTGATGCGTCGAATGGGGATGAACGAAGACGCGATCCCGGACGCCACCGGGTACGCGGTGACCCCGCAAGCGTGGGCCAGCGTGCTCGCCGAAGCGACCCCCGAGCACCTGCGGGAGCTGACCTGCCCCGTCTTCTTAGTGGCGGGACGATTCGACCAACTCGGGATCGACATCCGCCATTACGCCCGCGTCTGCGCTGACCCTCGGGTGCGCATCATCGAGCGGGCCAGCCATTTGGCGCCGATGACCCACGTCGAACAGGTGGCGGCGATCATGCGTGAGGCCATTGAGTCGTGCAGGAGGTAACCCGGGGCGGTAACCGCCGCGTCCGCCAGCGGCTACCAGGTCCCGCTGCCGCGCCGAGCGGACCTCAGCCGGCGGCCGATTCCCAATAGTCGGTGAGGACCGCTGCTGCTAGTTGGCCCGCTCGACAGACCGACATCGGGATCTGGTGAAACCGGGAGCGAGGCAGCGGCGCGTCGCAGAGCCGACTCGTTCGTTCCGCATCCCAGTCGACGAGCACGTACCAGGAGCCGTCCTCGCAGCACACCTGACGTACCGCCCCGACCGCGCAGATTTCCTGCCGCCGGGACAGGTAGGCCCAGATGAGGTCGCCGCGCTGCATGGTTCGGTAGCCGGTGCTCAGACACCACCGCTGCACGGGTTGGGAGCGGGCGATGGCCGCCCAGATCGGCCCGGCGTCCGGGCGGACCCGCCAATCGGGGGGTTGATGCTCCAGATGGGCGCCGGGATCGATCGGCAGCAGCCAATGCGTGCGCCCGGCAGTCGCCCCGGTTCTCCTCGGGGCGTCCGGCTCGGCCCGTTCGGGGGTCACTCGTGGGCCGGGGAGGGGCGAACTCATGTCGGCACTTTAGGTCCAGGGCTGCCCCCTGCTCCTGCGCGGTGGGGTAAGTCCGCAGCACGAAGCAGGGGAGAGCCAGGTCAGAAACCTGTCGGCAGGTGCGGGCCGTAGGGCTCTTCGAGCCGGTGGATCTCCTCCTGGCTCAGGTCGATCTCCAGGGCAGCCACCGCGTCGGGCAGGTGGTGGGGTTTGGTGGCGCCGACGATCGGGGCTGTCACCACCTCTTTGCTGAGCACCCACGCCAGCGCGATCTGTGCCATCGCCACGCCGCGTTCGCGCGCCACCTGCTCCACCGCCTCAACGACGGCGGCGTCCGAGTCGGTGTAGAGCGTCTTACCGAACGCGTCGGTGTCGCTGCGCGTCGTGCTCTGACCCCACGGCCGCGCCAGACGCCCACGGGCCAGCGGACTCCACGGCAGCACCCCCACACCCTGGTAGGCGCACAGACCGTGCATCTCGCGTTCTTCTTCGCGCTGGATGAGGTTGTACTGATCCTGCATCGAGATGAAGCGCGTCCAACCGCCCAGGTCAGCAGCGTGCTGCATCGTGGCGAACTGCCACGCCCACATGGAAGAGGCGCCGATGTAGCGCACCTTGCCCGCCTTGATGACGTCGTGCAGCGCCTCCATCGTCTCCTCGACCGGGGTATGCGGATCGAAGCGGTGGATCTGATAGAGATCGATGTAGTCGGTGTCCAGGCGCCGCAGCGAGGCGTCCACCTGCTCCAATACAGCCTTGCGCGACAGGCCGGAACCACCGGGGCCGGCGTGCATCCGGCCGTTGAGCTTGGTTGCCAGCACGATGTCCTCGCGCCGGGAGTGCTTAGCGATGGCGCGGCCCACGAACTCCTCGGAGCTGCCCATCGAATAGATGTTTGCGGTGTCCCAGAAGGTGATGCCCAGATCGATCGCCTGGGCGAAGAAGCTCTGCGAGGTCTGCTCATCCAGCGCCCAAGGGTGCCCGCCGCGCGCGGCGTCGCCGTAACTCATACACCCCAACGCGATCCGGCTGACGCGAAGACCAGAAGAACCAAGCCGCACAGTTTCCATGCGCCCACCCTAGGGTGGTGGCCTGCCGGTAGCTTCCATCAGCGCAGCAGGATTCGCCCCCACGCGCAGCGACTACCGCCCCGTGGCACCAGCGGTGTCTGCCCGGTGCATCACGTCCAGGATCACGACGTCCGTCTGCTGCATCCCGTCGTGGGCGATCCGCCCGACGTTCTCGATCGTCTGCTGCGGGTCTGGCCCGAGAACACCGACGCCGGCCTCGAAATGGCGCCCGGCCGCGACCAGGTCCAGGGAGGACAGCGCAGCCTCCACCGAAATCGACACCTTCGCTGCGCACGAAGGCTTGGCCCCGTCGCAGACCATCCCGCCGGTGGTGGCCAGCGAAGTCTCCAAGGTCTGCAGGACCTGCTCATCCGGCAGTCCTTGCAGCCAGGCGATGCCTGCCCCGGCCGCGGAGGCCGCCGACGCGGCACCGCAGAAAGCGGACAGTTTGCCGATGCGCTGCTTCTGCAGGATCGCCAACAGGTTCGAGACGAGCAGCGCGCGATACAGCTGCTGCTGACTCGAGTGCAGCGCCTTCGCGTAGGTGATGACCGGTAGTGACGCGGTGATGCCCTGGTTGCCCGAACCGGAGTTGATGACCACGGGCAGGCTGCAACCGCCCATCCGGGCATCCGAGGCCGCGGCGGCGCGAACCCGGGCGTCATGCCTTGGGCCGCTGCCCCCATTGGCGGCCAGCGAACGCCCGATTCCGGCCGCGTACTCGGTTTCCACGCCGGCGTCGGCGATGCGCGAGTTGAGGTCGATCTGCCGTTGCAGGGCTGCCACCAGGGCTGGCTGGGCGGCCAGGTCGATGCTACGAGCGAAGTCGAGCACCTGTTGAGGCTGCAGGCGAGGACTCGGCTGAGCTGCCGGCTCGCTCTGCGGGCCCGCAGCGGGGGAGTCCTCTGCGGGTCCAAGCTGCACGCCGTCGCGATATAGCGAGGCGAATCGGGTGTGCTCGTCGATCAGTTCGACCGATGCGCTCGATGCTTCAGTCCTCACCTCGGCCCGCACGTACAGACCGGTGAATTCCGAGTTCAGTTCTACCGAGACGTTGCCGCGGGCCACGAACTGCATCGCAGCCTCGATGTCGTCGTCGTCCACCTCGCCCAAGCATTCCAGCCCTCGCTGCGCGTCACCGGCGAGCATGCCGAGGGCGGCCGCAAGGTCCACGCCGTGACGGCCGTGGGTGCCGGGGATGATGACTGAGCGCGCGTTCTTGTAAACGTTCGCGCTCAGCGTGAGCGTGAGGCTGCGCGGCTGCAGCGCCAGCACCTCACGTGCTTTGGCGCATGCCAAGGCGATCGCGATCGGTTCGGTACAACCCAGCGCCGGAACGAGCTCGGCGAGAAGCAGCGCGCACAGCGCTTCTTGGTGCGCATCGTCCATCGGGTCTGCCCCTCATGCGTTCTGAACTGCGGTGCTTTCCAGGCTACGGCGCGCCCGCAGTCACGTACGTGAATTGGACGGATTGTCGGTTGCGCGGTGGCTGGCCCGGCGGGTGTGTGCGCAACTCAGCCGTCTGCAGCGGCGTTCGGTGCCGGCGATGCCACGGGGTCCCCGCCTTGCGCCGACAGTTGCGCCGAGGCGAGTAGATCGTGCGGGGACATGGGCCGCCCGTAAAGCCAGCCCTGCACCATCGGGCAACCCAACTGTTGCAGCAGCTGTGACTGCTGCGGGGTCTCGACTCCTTCGGCGACCACGTTGTGGATCCCGAGGCTGGCCAGGAGGTCGATGACGGCCCTGATCTGCCGAGGAGCCGCGTCGTCGATGCAGAGTCGGTCGATCAGCGACTTGTCGAGTTTCACGCTGTCGATGGGCAGCCGCAACAAGGTCTCCAACGTGGCGTAGCCGGAACCGAAGTCGTCGATGCACACACCGGTACCCTGCCGACGCACCTCTTCCAGGGCCTCCACCACGCCGGCGCCCCGATCGATAAGCAACGTCTCGGTGATCTCCAACTTCAAAGCACCACCCGCCAGGCCTGCGGCGCTGAGCGCCTCACGGACCGTCTGCACGAAGTCCGGTTGCAGCAGTTGCGCGGGGGAGATGTTGACCGAGACC
Protein-coding regions in this window:
- a CDS encoding aldo/keto reductase, which codes for METVRLGSSGLRVSRIALGCMSYGDAARGGHPWALDEQTSQSFFAQAIDLGITFWDTANIYSMGSSEEFVGRAIAKHSRREDIVLATKLNGRMHAGPGGSGLSRKAVLEQVDASLRRLDTDYIDLYQIHRFDPHTPVEETMEALHDVIKAGKVRYIGASSMWAWQFATMQHAADLGGWTRFISMQDQYNLIQREEEREMHGLCAYQGVGVLPWSPLARGRLARPWGQSTTRSDTDAFGKTLYTDSDAAVVEAVEQVARERGVAMAQIALAWVLSKEVVTAPIVGATKPHHLPDAVAALEIDLSQEEIHRLEEPYGPHLPTGF
- a CDS encoding alpha/beta fold hydrolase: MTRPLLVLVHGTRFDSRAWDGYAELIPDADVVAVDLPGHGRLAGQDYTSEAAVQVVVDAVREHTAENENRAVVLAGHSLGGYVIAEYACRYPHRLDALVLIGACADPARHPRLSSLYSGFAQLLPRVGAERMAGVANGVMRRMGMNEDAIPDATGYAVTPQAWASVLAEATPEHLRELTCPVFLVAGRFDQLGIDIRHYARVCADPRVRIIERASHLAPMTHVEQVAAIMREAIESCRR
- a CDS encoding trans-sulfuration enzyme family protein, encoding MTTSHDSHADLRFDTHAVHAGRADIAATAHVPPIDLSTTYPVTDLEAGGAAYEALATGGRPPEGASLVYQRLWNPNVARFEDALAELEGCDEAVAFASGMAGLSAVLLAAVHAGTPHIVAVRPLYGGSDHILASGLLGTRVTWARPDAIAEAIEADTGLIIVETPANPTLELVDIADVVKQAGQVPVLVDNTFATPVLQNPSAQGATLVMHSATKYLGGHGDVIAGVIAATSEWAVRMRAVRAVTGALLHPLAAYQLHRGLQTLPIRVRAQQAGAQAVAEALAEHPAVARVHYPGLPGNDSRGLIGTQMSGPGAMMAIEMAGGFEAAARAVQRTKLVVHAVSLGGVDTLIQHPASLTHRPVAAEAKPGANVLRLSVGLEDPADLIADLTQAFKD
- a CDS encoding NAD(P)H-dependent oxidoreductase codes for the protein MAQLLIVHHSPTPSMRALTESVIAGARDESITGVQVRPVPALETTAADVLAADALVLGTPANFGYMSGALKHFFDSTFMHIGGAPDAERSTETNAGGALPFGMYVHGRHDTTGAVRSVTSIVGALPWIQSAPALEIIGDVSAEHHERAYELGATLAALISQ
- a CDS encoding L-cysteine desulfidase family protein is translated as MDDAHQEALCALLLAELVPALGCTEPIAIALACAKAREVLALQPRSLTLTLSANVYKNARSVIIPGTHGRHGVDLAAALGMLAGDAQRGLECLGEVDDDDIEAAMQFVARGNVSVELNSEFTGLYVRAEVRTEASSASVELIDEHTRFASLYRDGVQLGPAEDSPAAGPQSEPAAQPSPRLQPQQVLDFARSIDLAAQPALVAALQRQIDLNSRIADAGVETEYAAGIGRSLAANGGSGPRHDARVRAAAASDARMGGCSLPVVINSGSGNQGITASLPVITYAKALHSSQQQLYRALLVSNLLAILQKQRIGKLSAFCGAASAASAAGAGIAWLQGLPDEQVLQTLETSLATTGGMVCDGAKPSCAAKVSISVEAALSSLDLVAAGRHFEAGVGVLGPDPQQTIENVGRIAHDGMQQTDVVILDVMHRADTAGATGR